The proteins below are encoded in one region of Engystomops pustulosus chromosome 8, aEngPut4.maternal, whole genome shotgun sequence:
- the LOC140074493 gene encoding uncharacterized protein, which produces MAVSHQEHILSVLQELEKESFKKFKTFLRDEEFLKMHGYSSIPRGHLEDKDYIDVVDCLISHYARDKALKVTGIVLEKIQQKELAERLRDFRTCNNNNPKNTQNTIQILVKHLNRLPRAKVGAFIVAFCSLEAPRGYNQIRKEELEGKTPMQIVKTIINSYTSRYGPAKVRQTLKDINENQIRVDLEKELRGARRTSDGQVGGTDQKLEDEVEITSRLSVITQPTGGATGCELGERPQPGEDFTPKRGRKPKTESKVAEKSNVETSGGAADLIEDTEEQRAEDVTPKRAENKRKQERKQPKCDPGAGDGQIAADQKLEDEEEEIAVITQPTGGATGCELGKSPQQGEETKPKRGRKPKTESEAAEKSNEETSGGASDLIEDTEEQRAEDVTPKRAENKKNVNKNNQNVIWITLQVPNLKIN; this is translated from the exons ATGGCCGTGAGTCACCAGGAACACATCCTCTCCGTCCTCCAGGAACTGGAAAAAGAGAGTTTTAAGAAGTTTAAAACTTTTCTGCGAGACGAGGAGTTCTTAAAAATGCACGGCTACAGCTCCATCCCTCGGGGACATCTGGAGGATAAGGACTACATAGATGTGGTGGATTGTCTCATCAGCCACTATGCAAGAGACAAAGCCCTGAAGGTTACGGGGATAGTCCTGGAGAAGATCCAGCAGAAGGAGCTGGCTGAACGTCTCAG GGATTTCAGgacctgtaataataataatccaaaaAATACCCAAAATACCATCCAAATTCTGGTAAAACATCTAAACCGGCTGCCAAGGGCCAAGGTAGGAGCCTTCATCGTGGCCTTCTGCAGCCTTGAGGCTCCTCGGGGATACAATCAAATACGGAAGGAGGAACTGGAAGGAAAAACTCCAATGCAGATAGTGAAGACCATCATCAATTCCTACACTAGCAGATACGGGCCGGCAAAAGTCAGACAAACTCTGAAAGACATCAATGAGAACCAGATCCGGGTCGACCTAGAGAAAGAGCTCCGAGGAG CTCGCAGGACCAGTGATGGACAAGTCGGTGGGACAGACCAGAAGCTGGAGGATGAGGTGGAAATAACTTCTAGGCTGTCTGTGATTACACAACCTACAGGGGGCGCTACAGGGTGTGAACTAGGGGAAAGACCACAACCTGGGGAAGACTTCACACCTAAAAGAGGAAGAAAACCAAAAACTG AGTCGAAAGTCGCAGAGAAGTCAAATGTGGAAACATCAGGAGGAGCCGCGGACCTCATAGAAGACACAGAGGAGCAAAGAGCAGAAGATGTGACACCAAAAAGGGCAGAAAATAAGAGAAAACAAGAAAGGAAACAACCAAAATGTG ATCCCGGGGCCGGTGATGGACAGATCGCTGCTGATCAGAAGctggaggatgaagaggaagaaatcgCTGTAATTACACAACCTACAGGGGGCGCTACAGGGTGTGAACTGGGGAAAAGCCCACAACAAGGAGAAGAGACCAAACCTAAAAGAGGAAGAAAACCAAAAACTG AGTCTGAAGCCGCAGAGAAGTCAAATGAGGAAACATCTGGAGGAGCCTCGGACCTCATAGAAGACACAGAGGAGCAAAGAGCAGAAGATGTGACACCAAAAAGGGCAGAAAATAAGAAAAACGTGAACAAAAACAACCAAAATGTG ATCTGGATCACCCTGCAAGTCCCAAATCTTAAGATAAATTGA